A single Panthera tigris isolate Pti1 chromosome A3, P.tigris_Pti1_mat1.1, whole genome shotgun sequence DNA region contains:
- the GPR45 gene encoding probable G-protein coupled receptor 45, with amino-acid sequence MMACNSSTVETYQYLLLNGSNVSDSGATPPPAPLRISLAIIMMLMIVVGFLGNAVVCIIVYQRPAMRSAINLLLATLAFSDIMLSLCCMPFTAVTLITVHWHFGDYFCRLSATLYWFFVLEGVAILLIISVDRFLIIVQRQDRLNPRRAKRIIAVSWALSFCISAPSLAGRTFVEVPARAPQCVLGYTEFAAERAYVVALVVAVFFVPFGVMLCSYLCILHTVRKNAIRVHNQSDSLDLRQLTRAGLRRRQRQQQVSLDLSFKTKACTTILILFVGFSLCWLPHSVYSLLSVFSRGFYCSSSFYTTSTCVLWLSYLKSVFNPIVYCWRIKKFREACIELLPQTVQILPKVPERIRRRIQPSTVYVCNENQSAV; translated from the coding sequence ATGATGGCCTGCAACAGCTCCACCGTCGAGACCTACCAGTACTTGCTGCTGAACGGGAGCAATGTGTCCGACTCCGGGGCCAccccaccacccgcccccctcAGGATATCCTTGGCAATAATCATGATGCTGATGATCGTGGTGGGGTTCCTGGGCAATGCTGTCGTCTGCATCATCGTGTATCAGAGGCCAGCCATGCGCTCCGCCATCAACCTGCTGCTGGCCACGCTGGCCTTCTCCGACATCATGCTGTCCTTATGCTGCATGCCCTTCACGGCCGTCACCCTGATCACGGTCCACTGGCACTTTGGGGATTACTTCTGCCGGCTCTCCGCCACCCTATACTGGTTTTTTGTCCTGGAGGGCGTGGCCATCCTGCTCATCATCAGCGTGGACCGCTTTCTCATCATCGTCCAACGCCAGGACAGGCTGAACCCGCGGCGGGCCAAGAGGATCATCGCCGTCTCCTGGGCGCTGTCGTTCTGCATCTCGGCCCCGTCGCTGGCAGGCCGGACGTTCGTGGAGGTGCCGGCGCGGGCTCCCCAGTGCGTGCTGGGCTACACGGAGTTCGCGGCGGAGCGCGCCTACGTGGTGGCGCTGGTGGTGGCCGTGTTCTTCGTGCCCTTCGGCGTCATGCTGTGCTCCTACCTGTGCATCCTGCACACCGTGCGCAAGAACGCCATCCGCGTGCACAACCAGTCCGACAGCCTGGACCTCAGACAGCTCACCAGGGCCGGTctgcggcggcggcagcggcaacAGCAGGTCAGCTTGGACTTGAGCTTCAAGACCAAGGCCTGCACCACCATCCTGATCCTCTTTGTGGGCTTCTCGCTCTGCTGGCTGCCGCACTCGGTCTACAGCCTCCTGTCCGTGTTCAGCCGGGGGTTCTACTGTAGCTCCTCCTTCTACACCACCAGCACCTGTGTCCTGTGGCTCAGCTACCTCAAGTCTGTCTTCAACCCCATCGTCTACTGCTGGAGAATCAAAAAATTCCGCGAGGCCTGCATAGAGTTGCTGCCCCAGACCGTCCAGATCCTCCCCAAAGTGCCTGAGCGGATCAGAAGGAGAATCCAGCCAAGCACCGTCTATGTGTGCAATGAAAACCAGTCCGCGGTTTGA